The nucleotide sequence AGCCGGATCTGCCATTTTTCCTATATCATGGTAAAGCGCACCTGTTCTTACCAGAAGCGGGTTACCTCCTATCTCAAATATCGCAGCCTCAGCAAGGTTAGCGACCTGTATTGAATGCTGAAAAGTGCCGGGCGCTTCCTCAGCAAGCTTCCGCAAAAGTGGCTGATTGGTATCAGACAGCTCCATCAGGGTTGCATCAGATATAAACCCGAATGACTTTTCAAATATATAAAGCAAGGGATAAGTGATCAGCACAAGCAAGCCATTGCCTCCGAACCAGGCAAAATTCATGTAATCTATTGATGCTATGCTCCTCTCCTGTATTACAGCTATACCGAAATAGAGGGCAGAATATGTCAGGAATATTATCACTGCCGTAAGGAATAGTTTGCTGCGCCGGTATAGGTTGGTAAGACTGAAAATAGCGACTATTCCTGCAATAAAGTTGAGAAATATGAACTCAAAGCTGTTGGGTGCAAAAAAGCCCACCAGCAGGAGAATAATAGTATGAACAAAGAGAGCCAGTCTTTCATCATAAAAAGTTCTGATAATAATGGGTACAATTGCAAATGGCACAATGTAGAAATTAACCGGGCTATACCTGATGATCATCATCGATATGACAACCATTAGCAGAAAAAGAAGGAGTATGAACAGACTCTTCCTCACATCATTAAGAATCTCACGCCTGAAATTGTAGAGAAACAGATAAAGGACTGTCAACAGGGAGAACACGAGGATAAACTGACCCAGAAATACCAGGTTTATGTTTGCCCCGCTGAACTTGGTCTCATATTCCCTTCTCAGCGATTCAAGGATCCGGAAAACATCCCCGGTTATAAGGTCTCCCCTTGAGACGATCCTTTCTCCCGCCTGAACCATTCCACGGGCAAAGGATATCTCTTCAAGCAGGCTTTGCCTCACCCTTTCGGTCATCACCTGATCATACGTGAGGTTGGGATGTATGTACCGGCTGACATCCAGCATGTTAAAAAACTCCACGTAGATCCCTGGCTGGCCTGTCAGATTTCTCCCGGCCCAGTCTTCGATACTTTCAGTAAAGAATTCATAGGCGCCTTTTTGGCGAAAGTAACCATCTGCCGGTGTCCTTTCGCCAATGTTATTCCTGACAATGACAATCGGCTCATTTGCGGCAGCAATCCTGTCAGCAGTCTCCCCCGGCTCAATTATACCCATGCTGTAGACATCCCTGAGCACCTCCCTGCTGAACCCGGCAAACTGATTTGTAATGTTAATGAATTCTTCACGTCTGTTACCGGCAGGCTCGGCCTGTTCGCCAAAAAATTCCACATTCCTGCTCATAAAATTTTCAATGTCAGAGCTCAGATTATCACTGTACAGTGAAACTATTGAGTCATACACCAGGCTGTCATGCCTGAAATAATGCCGGAATCCTGCAAGAGCACTATCCCGTTCGGCATTCAGCTCAGCCTCCGTTTTGTAAATGGGAAAATTGAAAGGTGCAATAAGCGTCTCATGCATCCAGGGGCGCCCTCTCTGAAACTCATACCTGAATTTCCCTTCCCGGGGAAGAGAGTACAGAACCAGCAATGCAGTGACAAGAAAGAGCAGCACCACCATGATGGTGCTGTAATGCTTTTTTGCAAATCCGATAATGTTTTTCACGACCTGTGATTTATATGCCTTTAGGTATGCAAAAATACATTATTTTATTGATCTGTATAATAGACATCAGAAGATGAAAAATTTCCTTTATATTTGAATATATGGAATACGGAGTGTCATTATTACCGGTTATCCCTCTCAGGACAAATCCTTCTGAGAAAAGTGAAATGATAACCCAGCTGCTCTTCGGCGAATATGTAAAAATAGTTGACAAGGAAGGCCAGTGGTGGATGGTTGAATTCCCGGATGACAGTTACCAGGGATGGACTACAGGTAAGATGCTGACACCTGTTACGGAAGAACAGGCGGTCAGGGCAGCAGAAACTGATGCAAGGGTTACCGCAAATCTAATTTTGCCTGTTGCACCCAGGGATACAGAGGACATTTCACTGATCCCGGCAGGAAGCATACTGAATGAATACAAACCTGCATCCAACAGTTTTACCGCAGGCAGCAAACTATTTTCCTGCAGGCAGCAGCCATTGTTTTATGACCCTGAAAGCCTGAGGTTCAAGGTAGATGAAGTAGCAGAATCATTCATTAATATACCATACCTATGGGGCGGCAAGAACCCTTTTGGTATCGACTGTTCCGGCCTGACACAGGTGATCATGAGAATTTTCGGCATTAAAATTCCCCGGGATGCCAGAAAACAGGTCGACCGCGGAAACCCGGTAAGTTTTATAACAGAGGCAGAGCCCGGAGATCTGGCTTTCTTTGACAATGAGGAGGGGGAGATTATCCACACGGGCATTATTGTGAGCAACCAGCAGATCATACATGCCTCGGGTTGCGTAAGGAAAGACAGAATAGATCACCAGGGGATATACAACAGCGCAGTCAAAAGGTACACACACAGGCTGAGGGTGATAAAAAACCTTGCAAGCTACAGGCACTGAGCTTCAGGTAAATCAGTAATGTACGGTCACACCCAAAAGAAACGGGACCGCCGCAAAGGCAGTCCCGTATTATTAAAATACCCGTCTGTGTCAGGAAGCAGGTCCTTCTGCAGCAGTTTCTCCCATCGGTTTAAGTTTACTGCCCACCAATGCAAAGAATAAGATGTACAGGTAACATATCACCGGTATAATAAATGAGTATTGTATATTCAATGCGTCACCAACCACACCCATAAGCAGGGGGATAACAGCTCCGCCGACTATAAATGTGTTAATTACTCCGGTAGCAAGACTGACCTCGCTCTTGTCAAGTCCTTTAACTGCCAGGGAGTAAATATTTGGAAACATGACCGAATTGAACAATCCAATGGATACAATTGACCAGAGCGCAATCTTACCAGATGTGAGCATTGAAGTTGTTGCCATTATAACAGCAATTATTGCAAAAACGGAAAGTACAAGATTAGCCTTACCTTTTCCTATCTGCATGAGAACATAATTAAGCACTGCAAATCCAAGGAAAGTAAGAGACATAGGCAGGCTGTACTCGAGTGTGATAAAACCAACCACGAAGGCCCAAACCACTACCAGTCCGGCAAAAATAAACTTTAAGTTCTGCTTTTTGATATCTGAAAGGGCGATCGCTCCGAAAAGTCGTCCTACCATGGCACCTGCCCAGTACAGACCGACAAATTTCATGGCCAGCTCCCTGCTGACACCACCACCCAGTCCGGGTTGAACTACATAGGAGGATATAGCCGTACCTATACCAACCTCAGCTCCTACATAACAAAAGATACCGATCGCACCCAGAATCACATGCCTGTATTTGAAAACTGTTGAGTAATTCCCGATACCCTCCTGGCTTAATACCGGAAGATTGATAAACCTTATACCAATAGCTACAACCAATACAACAACAGCTATAATAATAAACGGGGGAAGAAGATCGGCTGGACGGATCCCGCCGGGAACGATAGCGTCAACTACACCTGTAACAGCTTCGGCAGCTGCAGGAACAGCAGCAGGAAGGATCAGGGCAACGATTAAAAGCGGCGCTAACCAGGTGGCAATGGAATTGAGCGCCATGGTAAGATTAAGGCGGCCTGAAGCTGTCTCAGGAGGTCCGAGTTTTGTAACAAATGGGTTGCATGATGTCTGCAGAATAACTACACCCAATGAAAGCAGCATTATGGCACCGAGAAAGAAAGGATAAGATTCTGTCCTGATGGCAGGAAAGAATAAAAATCCTGCAACTGACATCAGAAGCAATCCTAAAAATATGGAATTCTTATAACCTATTCTCTTAACCACACTTCCGGAAGGAATCGAAAAAACAGCATACGAAATAAAAAAGGCAGAATTAACCAGAAAGCCCTGTGCATAAGAAAGATCGAACGCTTCCATCACAGGGTCACTCAGGGTAATTATAAATGTGGTTACAAAACCGAAAATGAAATAGATCATGGAAATGAAAATCATTCCCACCTTCAAAGTATTGTTTTGATTTGACATGGTGATGAGTTTTAGTTAGTAATTTAGGAGGATTTTAGCTATAATAAACAATTACCGTAAAATATTAAAACTTATTTATCAAGTTCCTTCCAGATCAGGGCACTGGCTCCCATAACAGCAGCATTCTTGTCAGTCAGCTGCGAAGGAAGGATCCTTACCTTGTTCCGGAATGTACCCATTACCGCCTCTTCCATGTACTTCTTTGTAGGCTTGAAAATATAGTCACCCGACTTTGAGAGTCCACCAAAAAGGAATACTGCCTCAGGGCTTGTATGAGCTACAGAATCGGCCAGCTTCCTGCCAAGTATTTTCCCGGTTACATCAAATGCCTTAAGTGCTACAGGATCACTCTTTACAGCAGCGTTGTATATCATTTCAGAATCAAGTTCACCAAAACTGTAGTTAACAAGGTCACTTCCATTTGCATCAGATGCCAGCAACTCAAAAACAGTACGTTTTATTCCGGGCGCCGACACATATGTCTCAAGACAGCCAAGGTTGCCACAGCCACATCTGCGACCGTTTTCCACGACGTTAACATGGCCCAGTTCACCTGCGAAACCGTCATGACCGTAAACCAGGTCTCCGTTTACCACTATCCCGCTTCCAAGTCCGGTTCCGAGAGTGATCATTATAAAATCTTTCATTCCTTTGGCACCACCATACACCATTTCACCCAGGGCAGCTGCATTTGCATCGTTTGTAAGCTTAACGGGAAGGTTATAATGCTTGTTTACCATTTCTGCCAGCGGAATCACCCCTTTCCATTTGAGGTTGGTCGCATTCTCTATTGTTCCGTTGTGGTAATTGCCGTTCGGGGCACCTATGCCAACACCTACAATCTTGTATGGCCCTTCAAGCTGCTTTTCGGCATTCTTGAGTTCCTTTATAAGATTATCGAGGTAATCATTCACATTATCATAGGCATCAGTTGGCGATACTGATTCGGCATAGCAATTACCGTCGCGGTCAACGTATCCGCTTTTGGTAAAGGTGCCCCCAATGTCAATTCCTATAACATACTCTTTCATAGTGGTATAATGATTTAAGTTATAAAATGGTTATTGTTTTATTAAAAGTCATGTCAAAAAAATCAAGAGGTAAAGGTAAAAAAAATAGTATAACACCTGTCCGGGATGATTTTTTTTCTGCAATCAGTTTTAAAGAAATCAATGATTATTTTTGCATGATGCGAATATTCAGCAGTTTCAGAATAGACAATGTTAATGACTTCAAGGCAAAACTGCTTGACTGGAGCCGTGACTTCAACGAAGTGTGCATTCTTGACTCCAATGGTTACAGTAAGCGCTTCAATTCACCAACCTGCAGTTTCAGATACGATTACCTGGCTGCAATCGGCTCAGTCAATAAGATGGGGCAAGATGAACAAGGCAACCTGGAAGCAATCGGCAAATTCTCCGGTTTGGCGGGTGACTGGCTTTTTGGACATCTCAGTTACGATATTAAAAATGAAACCGAGAACCTTTCCTCCTCTCATCCTGACAGGATAGGTTTCCCTCTTGCAGAATTTTTCGTTCCCGGGTATATATTCGTCATAGACGGGAACAACCTGCAGGTAGGCTGGCTCAAATCCCTTTCAGGTGAGGTGGAAATAAACCGTTTAGTGAAAGAGATCGACTCCCTTACCATTCGGCAATTGAAAGCGGGTGGGTCCGGACCGGTAAAAGAGGTGATGACCAAAAAAGAATACCTTGAGGCGGTAAAGAGAGTCATGGGACACATAGGCAGAGGCAATATTTACGAGGTAAACATCTGCCAGGAATTCTTTTCTTCAATTAAATCATTTGATCCCGGCCAAGCCTGGCTGAGCCTTATCGAAGAGTCGCCCACACCGTTTTCATGCTATTATAACCTGGGCGATAAGTATCTATTGTGTGCCAGTCCCGAACGTTTCATGAAAAGAACCGGCAACAGGATTATATCGCAACCCATAAAGGGTACAGCCGCAAGAGGCAATAATGTCCTTGAAGATGAGCAACTCCTAAGGAAACTCGCCACTGATCCAAAAGAGCGGGCAGAAAATGTCATGATCACCGACCTGGTAAGGAATGATTTGTCGGTGATTGCAGAACGGGGCTCGGTAAAGGTTGATGAGTTGTGCGGAATATATCCGTTCCCCCGTGTATTCCAGATGCAATCTACCATCTCGGCCCTTATTCGACCTAAAACGAGCCTGGTTGACATTATAAGGGCATTGTTCCCTATGGGTTCAATGACAGGCGCGCCCAAAATACGTGCAATGGAGATCATTGAACAATATGAGCGCAGCAGGCGGGGACTCTATTCAGGGGCCGTTGGATATATTACGCCACAAAATGATTTTGACTTCAATGTTGTTATAAGAAGTATCCAGTACAACCGGACATCAGAAGCGCTTTCATTCATGGTTGGCGGCGCAATCACTTCGCTGTCCGACCCTGAAAAGGAATTCGCAGAATGCATGCTTAAAGCAGGCGCTATAATGAAGATTCTGGGAACCGGCAGGTAAGGTGCCGGGGTCGAGTCTACTCCCAAATGTTAAACCGGCGCCAGCTTGAGATATCATCCTGACTAATCCTAATCTGAGCCGGCAACCACTCTTTCTATACGTGACTCAATATTTGCAAGGGCATCAGTTATGCGCTTTTCAGGCGGTATTATGCTGTACCCATCCCAGAAATCACTGTCATATGCATGTCCCCCGTCCATGAAAACCCTGTCCGTTCTCAGCGCCTCCCTTCTTCTGAATCTCTCCACATCACCGGTATCAATCCTGCTGTTAGCCATCTCGACAAAAACATGGTAGTTACTGCCGAATAAACTGAACCTCCTTCTGTACCTCAGATGGAGGTCAGCCCTTACATGGTTGAGATAATAAAAGCCATCATGATACCTGTAACTGACCGTATAATGGGCCTTGTCGATGGTTGCCCTGTAATCCCTGTTTCTCCTTGCAATAAACCGCTCATGAGCCTTGCTTATATATTTGGGATTGACCTCAAACTCTGCTCCAAGGAATGCAAGACTTTCAATATCTATATAAAGCACTCCCTTAAAAAGCGGTTCATTGATATGTTCCCTCTGCTCAAAAGCTACCCCGTATGCCATTCTGCCGTCAAAAGCAACAATATCTGACCTTGTAAATTTGTATTCATAAAGGAATTCGGGATTCAGGAAATCAGGAACATTCTTGATAAAGTCCAGTTCAAGCGAACTTTTTATACCTGCCCTTATTTTGAGAATAAGAGTATCGGAGCGGTCAATATTGCTTATTGAACGGGATTGAAGCAGTTTTACCTGGTCCTGCTCAAACCTGTTGTGATGAGGAGACTTGTAAACCTGGAAGAATGCTTCCGAATAATTGATAAACCTGCTGCCCCTCATCACGCCTTCGCGGTAGAAGTTGAGCATATAAACGGGTTTGTTGCTGTAATTGTGATCAATCCTTGATATTGCCGACCTTACTATGCCATTGGGGTCAAAATATCTTATCATCACCTCGGGAATCGAGATATACTCAGTTTTCATCAGTATATCAACCCTGTTATCACTGAATACCCGAACCGGAAGGGTCCGGGTACGGTATCCCAGATGAGTAACGGATATATCCCTGTCGGCATAGCCGGGAGGAACTCTAAGACTGAAAAACCCGTCAGAATTGGAAATTATTCCGATTGATCCACCCTTAATGCCGACCGTAGCAAAGGAAAGCGGGTCCCTTGTCTCTTCATCGAGTACACGCCCCCTGACAATGACTACTTCCTCTTTTGCGGGTGCTTCCTCTTTTCCGGCAATTGAATATTCAGGCACCTCAATATCAGGACGGTATATAAGGATATGCTGTTCAATAATCCTGTAATCAAGTGAAGGGTCATCCAACACCTCTTCAAGCCATAACGAAACAGGTTTGTTCCCGGCACGTATCCTGATCCTTTGGTCAGAATCAACTATCTCGGTGTCATAAACAAAGAAGTACCCGACCTGACCTCCAATCTGGTTAAGTACAGAATATATGCTTGCCGACTGCCTGGGCAGTGAAACTATCATGTCAAATACACTGTCACTTTCCGGTTTATCAGGGGCATCATATTTATCCCCCTGAGATAATGATGGTC is from Marinilabiliales bacterium and encodes:
- a CDS encoding hydrolase Nlp/P60, coding for MEYGVSLLPVIPLRTNPSEKSEMITQLLFGEYVKIVDKEGQWWMVEFPDDSYQGWTTGKMLTPVTEEQAVRAAETDARVTANLILPVAPRDTEDISLIPAGSILNEYKPASNSFTAGSKLFSCRQQPLFYDPESLRFKVDEVAESFINIPYLWGGKNPFGIDCSGLTQVIMRIFGIKIPRDARKQVDRGNPVSFITEAEPGDLAFFDNEEGEIIHTGIIVSNQQIIHASGCVRKDRIDHQGIYNSAVKRYTHRLRVIKNLASYRH
- a CDS encoding anthranilate synthase component I family protein, with protein sequence MVIVLLKVMSKKSRGKGKKNSITPVRDDFFSAISFKEINDYFCMMRIFSSFRIDNVNDFKAKLLDWSRDFNEVCILDSNGYSKRFNSPTCSFRYDYLAAIGSVNKMGQDEQGNLEAIGKFSGLAGDWLFGHLSYDIKNETENLSSSHPDRIGFPLAEFFVPGYIFVIDGNNLQVGWLKSLSGEVEINRLVKEIDSLTIRQLKAGGSGPVKEVMTKKEYLEAVKRVMGHIGRGNIYEVNICQEFFSSIKSFDPGQAWLSLIEESPTPFSCYYNLGDKYLLCASPERFMKRTGNRIISQPIKGTAARGNNVLEDEQLLRKLATDPKERAENVMITDLVRNDLSVIAERGSVKVDELCGIYPFPRVFQMQSTISALIRPKTSLVDIIRALFPMGSMTGAPKIRAMEIIEQYERSRRGLYSGAVGYITPQNDFDFNVVIRSIQYNRTSEALSFMVGGAITSLSDPEKEFAECMLKAGAIMKILGTGR
- a CDS encoding MFS transporter, which codes for MSNQNNTLKVGMIFISMIYFIFGFVTTFIITLSDPVMEAFDLSYAQGFLVNSAFFISYAVFSIPSGSVVKRIGYKNSIFLGLLLMSVAGFLFFPAIRTESYPFFLGAIMLLSLGVVILQTSCNPFVTKLGPPETASGRLNLTMALNSIATWLAPLLIVALILPAAVPAAAEAVTGVVDAIVPGGIRPADLLPPFIIIAVVVLVVAIGIRFINLPVLSQEGIGNYSTVFKYRHVILGAIGIFCYVGAEVGIGTAISSYVVQPGLGGGVSRELAMKFVGLYWAGAMVGRLFGAIALSDIKKQNLKFIFAGLVVVWAFVVGFITLEYSLPMSLTFLGFAVLNYVLMQIGKGKANLVLSVFAIIAVIMATTSMLTSGKIALWSIVSIGLFNSVMFPNIYSLAVKGLDKSEVSLATGVINTFIVGGAVIPLLMGVVGDALNIQYSFIIPVICYLYILFFALVGSKLKPMGETAAEGPAS
- a CDS encoding HDIG domain-containing protein; the encoded protein is MKNIIGFAKKHYSTIMVVLLFLVTALLVLYSLPREGKFRYEFQRGRPWMHETLIAPFNFPIYKTEAELNAERDSALAGFRHYFRHDSLVYDSIVSLYSDNLSSDIENFMSRNVEFFGEQAEPAGNRREEFINITNQFAGFSREVLRDVYSMGIIEPGETADRIAAANEPIVIVRNNIGERTPADGYFRQKGAYEFFTESIEDWAGRNLTGQPGIYVEFFNMLDVSRYIHPNLTYDQVMTERVRQSLLEEISFARGMVQAGERIVSRGDLITGDVFRILESLRREYETKFSGANINLVFLGQFILVFSLLTVLYLFLYNFRREILNDVRKSLFILLLFLLMVVISMMIIRYSPVNFYIVPFAIVPIIIRTFYDERLALFVHTIILLLVGFFAPNSFEFIFLNFIAGIVAIFSLTNLYRRSKLFLTAVIIFLTYSALYFGIAVIQERSIASIDYMNFAWFGGNGLLVLITYPLLYIFEKSFGFISDATLMELSDTNQPLLRKLAEEAPGTFQHSIQVANLAEAAIFEIGGNPLLVRTGALYHDIGKMADPAYFIENQTTGYNPHDSLDFEESAQKIISHVAKGVEMARRHNLPEQVIDFIRTHHGTTRVQYFYRSYLKEYPDDEVDLQKYTYPGPKPFSRETAVLMMADSVEAASRSLKKTDVDSINNLVESIINSQVNEEQFTDTDITFKDITTTKEIYKKKLRNIYHVRVEYPE
- a CDS encoding ROK family protein, with amino-acid sequence MKEYVIGIDIGGTFTKSGYVDRDGNCYAESVSPTDAYDNVNDYLDNLIKELKNAEKQLEGPYKIVGVGIGAPNGNYHNGTIENATNLKWKGVIPLAEMVNKHYNLPVKLTNDANAAALGEMVYGGAKGMKDFIMITLGTGLGSGIVVNGDLVYGHDGFAGELGHVNVVENGRRCGCGNLGCLETYVSAPGIKRTVFELLASDANGSDLVNYSFGELDSEMIYNAAVKSDPVALKAFDVTGKILGRKLADSVAHTSPEAVFLFGGLSKSGDYIFKPTKKYMEEAVMGTFRNKVRILPSQLTDKNAAVMGASALIWKELDK